A stretch of the Tachysurus fulvidraco isolate hzauxx_2018 chromosome 18, HZAU_PFXX_2.0, whole genome shotgun sequence genome encodes the following:
- the LOC113658450 gene encoding cytochrome P450 3A27-like isoform X2 yields the protein MVYWWSLSAETWALILILISLLLLYGYWPYSLFKRLGVPGPKPIPFLGTMLEYRKGMINFDVECFQKYGKIWGIYDVRQPVLCVMDTEIIKSVMIKECYSLFTNRRNFFKNGPLYDALTVVEDEDWKRIRSVLSPSFTSGRLKEMFGIMKSHSHSLVKNLQKVSERGESADIKEFFGAYSMDVVTSTAFSVDIDSLNNPKDPFVTNIKKMLNFNFLHPLLIAGAMFPFIAPVLEKMDFGFFPIAVTDFFYASLQKIKSERVAQNNKKRVDFMQLMIDSQKSDKNELNSKDTNKGLNDHEILSQSMIFVFGGYETSSSALSFLFYNLARYPETTKKLQKEIDEIFPNKAEVDYDAVMNMDYLDATLSESLRLYPVIFHLERVCKKTVEINGLTIPKDTVVLIPTYNLHRDPEFWPDPETFNPERFTKENKKSIEQYAYMPFGLGPRNCIGMRFALVAMKLAIVEILQRFDISLSEETKVPLKMKNGGFLISEEPIKIIFTPRKM from the exons ATGGTGTATTGGTGGAGTTTGTCAGCTGAAACATGGGCTCTGATCCTGATCCTCATCAGTCTCCTCCTGCT GTATGGGTACTGGCCGTACAGTCTCTTTAAGCGTTTGGGAGTTCCTGGTCCTAAACCGATACCATTTTTAGGAACCATGTTAGAATATCGTAAG GGAATGATTAATTTTGATGTGGAGTGTTTTCAGAAGTACGGCAAGATTTGGGG tatatatgacgTGAGACAGCCGGTCCTCTGTGTCATGGACACAGAGATCATCAAATCTGTCATGATTAAAGAGTGTTACTCTCTGTTCACCAACCGCAGA AATTTCTTTAAAAACGGTCCTCTGTACGACGCATTGACCGTCGTCGAGGACGAGGACTGGAAGAGAATCAGGAGCGTACTTTCTCCATCGTTCACCAGCGGCagactgaaggag ATGTTTGGAATCATGAAGTCACATTCACACTCGTTGGTTAAAAATCTGCAGAAGGTGTCTGAGCGAGGAGAATCAGCAGATATTAAAGA GTTTTTTGGAGCCTACAGTATGGATGTGGTGACGAGCACAGCGTTTAGTGTCGATATCGACTCCCTGAACAACCCCAAAGATCCGTTCGTCACCAACATCAAGAAAATGCTGAATTTTAACTTCTTGCACCCTCTGTTAATCGCTGGCG CAATGTTCCCCTTTATCGCACCGGTGTTGGAGAAAATGGATTTTGGCTTTTTCCCGATTGCAGTGACGGATTTCTTTTATGCCTCGCTGCAAAAGATCAAGTCTGAACGTGTGGCCCAGAATAATAAG aaACGAGTGGATTTCATGCAGCTGATGATCGATTCTCAGAAATCGGACAAAAACGAGCTGAACAGCAAAGACACCAACAAAG GTCTAAATGATCATGAGATTCTGTCCCAGTCCATGATCTTCGTCTTTGGCGGTTATGAGACGAGCAGCAGCGCTCTGTCGTTTCTTTTTTACAATCTGGCCAGATATCCAGAGACAACGAAAAAACTCCAAAAAGAAATTGATGAAATCTTCCCTAATAAG gCTGAAGTTGATTATGATGCAGTGATGAACATGGATTATTTGGATGCCACATTGAGCGAGTCACTGAGGTTGTACCCTGTCATTTTTCACCTGGAAAGAGTCTGCAAGAAAACTGTTGAAATAAATGGCCTTACCATCCCAAAGGACACTGTAGTCTTGATCCCCACTTATAACTTACACAGGGACCCTGAATTTTGGCCTGATCCAGAGACCTTCAACCCTGAGAG GTTCACTAAGGAGAACAAGAAGAGCATCGAGCAGTATGCATACATGCCGTTTGGTTTAGGACCCAGGAACTGCATCGGCATGAGATTTGCCCTCGTGGCCATGAAGCTGGCTATTGTGGAGATACTGCAGAGATTCGACATCAGTCTTTCTGAAGAGACAAAG GTTCCTCTGAAGATGAAGAACGGTGGTTTTTTGATTTCTGAAGAGCCCATCAAAATCATATTCACACCTCGGAAAATGTAA
- the LOC113658450 gene encoding cytochrome P450 3A56-like isoform X1, whose product MVYWWSLSAETWALILILISLLLLYGYWPYSLFKRLGVPGPKPIPFLGTMLEYRKGMINFDVECFQKYGKIWGIYDVRQPVLCVMDTEIIKSVMIKECYSLFTNRRNFFKNGPLYDALTVVEDEDWKRIRSVLSPSFTSGRLKEYIHTHHFTLGHRVVTLVLSHEKMFGIMKSHSHSLVKNLQKVSERGESADIKEFFGAYSMDVVTSTAFSVDIDSLNNPKDPFVTNIKKMLNFNFLHPLLIAGAMFPFIAPVLEKMDFGFFPIAVTDFFYASLQKIKSERVAQNNKKRVDFMQLMIDSQKSDKNELNSKDTNKGLNDHEILSQSMIFVFGGYETSSSALSFLFYNLARYPETTKKLQKEIDEIFPNKAEVDYDAVMNMDYLDATLSESLRLYPVIFHLERVCKKTVEINGLTIPKDTVVLIPTYNLHRDPEFWPDPETFNPERFTKENKKSIEQYAYMPFGLGPRNCIGMRFALVAMKLAIVEILQRFDISLSEETKVPLKMKNGGFLISEEPIKIIFTPRKM is encoded by the exons ATGGTGTATTGGTGGAGTTTGTCAGCTGAAACATGGGCTCTGATCCTGATCCTCATCAGTCTCCTCCTGCT GTATGGGTACTGGCCGTACAGTCTCTTTAAGCGTTTGGGAGTTCCTGGTCCTAAACCGATACCATTTTTAGGAACCATGTTAGAATATCGTAAG GGAATGATTAATTTTGATGTGGAGTGTTTTCAGAAGTACGGCAAGATTTGGGG tatatatgacgTGAGACAGCCGGTCCTCTGTGTCATGGACACAGAGATCATCAAATCTGTCATGATTAAAGAGTGTTACTCTCTGTTCACCAACCGCAGA AATTTCTTTAAAAACGGTCCTCTGTACGACGCATTGACCGTCGTCGAGGACGAGGACTGGAAGAGAATCAGGAGCGTACTTTCTCCATCGTTCACCAGCGGCagactgaaggag tatatacacactcaccATTTTACACTGGGGCACAGGGTCGTTACTttagtgttgtcacatgaaaag ATGTTTGGAATCATGAAGTCACATTCACACTCGTTGGTTAAAAATCTGCAGAAGGTGTCTGAGCGAGGAGAATCAGCAGATATTAAAGA GTTTTTTGGAGCCTACAGTATGGATGTGGTGACGAGCACAGCGTTTAGTGTCGATATCGACTCCCTGAACAACCCCAAAGATCCGTTCGTCACCAACATCAAGAAAATGCTGAATTTTAACTTCTTGCACCCTCTGTTAATCGCTGGCG CAATGTTCCCCTTTATCGCACCGGTGTTGGAGAAAATGGATTTTGGCTTTTTCCCGATTGCAGTGACGGATTTCTTTTATGCCTCGCTGCAAAAGATCAAGTCTGAACGTGTGGCCCAGAATAATAAG aaACGAGTGGATTTCATGCAGCTGATGATCGATTCTCAGAAATCGGACAAAAACGAGCTGAACAGCAAAGACACCAACAAAG GTCTAAATGATCATGAGATTCTGTCCCAGTCCATGATCTTCGTCTTTGGCGGTTATGAGACGAGCAGCAGCGCTCTGTCGTTTCTTTTTTACAATCTGGCCAGATATCCAGAGACAACGAAAAAACTCCAAAAAGAAATTGATGAAATCTTCCCTAATAAG gCTGAAGTTGATTATGATGCAGTGATGAACATGGATTATTTGGATGCCACATTGAGCGAGTCACTGAGGTTGTACCCTGTCATTTTTCACCTGGAAAGAGTCTGCAAGAAAACTGTTGAAATAAATGGCCTTACCATCCCAAAGGACACTGTAGTCTTGATCCCCACTTATAACTTACACAGGGACCCTGAATTTTGGCCTGATCCAGAGACCTTCAACCCTGAGAG GTTCACTAAGGAGAACAAGAAGAGCATCGAGCAGTATGCATACATGCCGTTTGGTTTAGGACCCAGGAACTGCATCGGCATGAGATTTGCCCTCGTGGCCATGAAGCTGGCTATTGTGGAGATACTGCAGAGATTCGACATCAGTCTTTCTGAAGAGACAAAG GTTCCTCTGAAGATGAAGAACGGTGGTTTTTTGATTTCTGAAGAGCCCATCAAAATCATATTCACACCTCGGAAAATGTAA